One window from the genome of Epinephelus fuscoguttatus linkage group LG3, E.fuscoguttatus.final_Chr_v1 encodes:
- the si:dkey-237i9.1 gene encoding SEC14-like protein 1 — translation MVQKYQSPVRVYKHPFELVMAAYERRFPTCHLIPMFVASDVVEEETNEDGSINKVERRCALDVDAPRLLKRIAGVDYVYFIQKNTLNRKERTLHIESHNETFSNRVIIHETCCYSVHPENEDWTCFEQTASLDIKSFFGFESTVEKIAMKQYASSIKKGKEIIEFYLKELQDEGITHVPRWTPSSHPLPLPRPTSLSTSPPVLPKLTVTPAVSIPLPSDNKDSTSQDAKQDSSALQADSLTEILAGTPEDKLDADYIKRYLGDLTPLQESCLIRLRKWLQETHKGKIPKDEHILRFLRARDFNMDKAREILCQSLTWRKQHQVDYLLETWTSPQVLQDYYTGGWHHHDRDGRPLYILRLGQMDTKGLVRALGEESLLRHVLSINEEGLRRCEENTKVFGRPISCWTCLVDLEGLNMRHLWRPGVKALLRIIEVVEANYPETLGRLLILRAPRVFPVLWTLVSPFIDENTRKKFLIYAGNDYQGPGGLVDYIDKEIIPDFLAGECMCEVPEGGLVPKSMYRTAEELENEDVRLWTETIYQSASIFKGAPHELLIEIIDASSVITWDFDMCKGDVVFNIYHSKRAPQPPRKDPLGAHGITSPVGNNVQLIDKSWTLGQDYSMVESPLICKEGESVQGSHITRWPGFYILQWKFHNMPACSATNLPRVDDVLATLQVSSHKCKVMYYTEVLGSEDFRGSMTSLESSHSGFSQLSAATTSSSQSQSSSMISR, via the exons GCCTATGAGCGCCGGTTCCCTACCTGTCACCTAATTCCCATGTTTGTGGCGAGCGACGTGGTAGAAGAGGAGACCAATGAAGACGGTTCCATCAACAAGGTTGAGCGACGCTGTGCCCTGGATGTTGACGCCCCGCGCCTGCTCAAAAGG ATTGCGGGTGTGGACTATGTCTACTTCATCCAGAAAAACACGCTGAACCGAAAGGAGAGGACACTTCACATCGAGTCCCACAATGAGACCTTCTCCAACAGGGTCATCATCCATGAGACGTGCTGCTATTCG GTTCACCCGGAGAATGAGGACTGGACGTGTTTTGAGCAGACTGCCAGCCTGGACATCAAGTCCTTCTTCGGCTTTGAGAGTACTGTGGAAAAGATTGCTATGAAGCAGTACGCCAGCAGTATcaaaaag GGAAAAGAAATCATAGAATTCTACCTTAAGGAGCTCCAAGATGAAGGGATCACCCATGTACCTCGTTGGACTCCCTCCTCCCATCCCCTGCCTCTTCCCAGACCAACCAGCCTCTCCACCAGCCCACCTGTCCTCCCCAAACTCACGGTCACGCCCGCCGTTTCTATCCCGCTGCCCTCTGACAACAAGGACAGCACTTCTCAGGACGCTAAGCAGGACAGCAGCGCACTTCAGGCAGATAGCCTAACAGAGATCTTGGCGGGGACACCTGAAG ATAAGTTGGATGCAGACTATATCAAGCGTTACCTAGGCGACCTGACCCCCCTGCAAGAGAGTTGCCTGATCAGACTTCGCAAATGGCTGCAGGAGACGCACAAGGGAAAG ATCCCCAAGGACGAGCACATACTGCGTTTCTTGCGTGCCAGGGACTTCAACATGGATAAGGCACGGGAGATTCTTTGCCAGTCACTGACCTGGAGGAAGCAGCACCAGGTTGACTACCTACTGGAGACCTGGACCTCACCACAGGTCCTTCAGGACTACTACACCGGGGGCTGGCACCACCATGACAGAG ATGGACGTCCTCTGTACATCCTGAGGCTGGGCCAGATGGACACCAAAGGGCTGGTCCGTGCTCTCGGAGAGGAGTCTCTGCTCAGACAT gtgcTGTCTATCAATGAGGAGGGTCTGAGACGCTGTGAGGAGAACACCAAGGTGTTTGGTCGACCCATCAG cTGTTGGACGTGTTTGGTAGATCTGGAGGGGCTGAACATGCGTCACCTGTGGCGACCAGGAGTCAAGGCGCTGCTGAGGATCATTGAGGTTGTGGAGGCCAACTACCCAGAGACTCTGGGACGGCTGCTTATCTTAAGAGCTCCCAGGGTTTTCCCTGTCCTCTGGACACTG GTGAGTCCATTCATTGATGAAAACACCCGCAAGAAGTTCCTCATATATGCAGGCAATGACTACCAAGGTCCTGGAGGGCTGGTAGACTACATAGACAAGGAGATCATCCCTGACTTCCTAGCAGGAGAGTGTATG TGTGAGGTACCAGAGGGTGGCCTGGTTCCCAAGTCGATGTACCGCACAGCTGAGGAGCTCGAGAACGAAGATGTCCGCTTGTGGACCGAGACAATCTACCAAAGTGCCAGCATCTTCAAGGGAGCTCCACATGAG CTTCTGATTGAGATCATCGATGCTTCCTCAGTCATCACCTGGGACTTTGACATGTGCAAAGGCGATGTGGTTTTCAACATCTACCACTCCAAACGGGCCCCTCAGCCTCCACGTAAAGACCCCCTTGGAGCCCACGGCATCACCTCCCCAGTAGGCAACAACGTCCAGCTTATCGACAAGTCATGGACACTAGGGCAAGATTACAGCATGGTGGAGTCCCCGCTGATCTGCAAGGAGGGCGAGAGTGTGCAG GGCTCCCACATTACACGTTGGCCAGGTTTCTACATCCTCCAGTGGAAGTTCCACAACATGCCAGCATGCTCTGCAACCAACCTGCCCCGAGTGGACGATGTACTGGCCACCCTGCAGGTCTCCTCGCACAAGTGCAAAGTCATGTACTACACTGAGGTTTTGGGCTCTGAAGACTTCAG GGGTTCGATGACCAGCCTGGAGTCGAGCCACAGCGGCTTCTCTCAGCTCAGCGCcgccaccacctcctccagccaATCACAGTCCAGCTCCATGATCTCTAGGTAG